The following coding sequences are from one Ochotona princeps isolate mOchPri1 chromosome 8, mOchPri1.hap1, whole genome shotgun sequence window:
- the DOK1 gene encoding docking protein 1: protein MDGAVMEGPLFLQSQRFGTKRWRKTWAVLYPASPHGVARLEFFDHKGSSSGGGRGGSRRLDCKVIRLAECVSVAPVTVESPPEPGATAFRLDTAQRSHLLAADAPSSAAWVQLLCRNAFPKGSWAPAPAENPPQLSALKMLENSLYSPTWEGSQFWVTVQRTEAAERCELHGSYVLRVEPEKLTLLTVGAQSQLLEPLLSWPYTLLRRYGRDKVMFSFEAGRRCPSGPGTFTFQTAQGNDIFQAVESAIHRQKAQGKAGQAHDVLRADSQEGEMAEGKLASPPGPQELLGSPPALYAEPLDSLRMPPGPAQDSLYSDPLDSTPAGAGQGQQLKKHLYWGLYEHVQEQLLKTKVTDTKEDPIYDEPEGLAPAPPRGLYDVPQEPKDAWWCQARVKEEGYELPYNPATDDYAVPPPRSTRSLLAPKTQGPAFPEPEITTGKGSKGHGSDTVLYSQVQKCGASGS from the exons ATGGACGGCGCGGTGATGGAAGGGCCGCTCTTCCTGCAAAGTCAGCGCTTCGGGACTAAG AGATGGAGGAAGACCTGGGCGGTGCTCTACCCGGCCAGCCCCCACGGCGTAGCACGCCTGGAGTTCTTCGACCACAAGGGGTCGAGCTCTGGAGGTGGCCGAGGGGGCTCACGCCGCCTGGACTGCAAGGTGATCCGTCTGGCCGAGTGTGTGAGCGTGGCCCCCGTGACTGTGGAGAGCCCCCCAGAACCTGGCGCCACTGCCTTTCGCCTGGACACTGCGCAGCGCTCGCACCTGCTGGCAGCCGATGCACCGTCCAGTGCCGCCTGGGTGCAGCTGCTGTGCCGAAACGCCTTTCCG AAGGGCAGCTGGGCACCGGCGCCTGCCGAGAACCCTCCGCAGCTTTCTGCACTGAAGATGCTGGAGAACTCGCTGTACAGCCCCACCTGGGAAG GGTCCCAGTTCTGGGTCACCGTGCAAAGGACAGAGGCTGCCGAGCGCTGTGAGCTGCATGGCTCCTACGTGCTGAGGGTGGAGCCCGAAAAGCTCACTCTCCTGACAGTGGGGGCCCAGAGTCAGCTCCTGGAGCCGCTTCTTTCCTGGCCCTACACTCTGCTGCGTCGCTACGGCAGGGacaag GTCATGTTCTCTTTTGAGGCGGGTCGCCGCTGCCCCTCTGGCCCTGGAACTTTCACCTTTCAGACTGCACAGGGAAATGACATCTTTCAAGCAGTCGAGAGTGCGATCCACCGGCAGAAGGCCCAGGGAAAGGCAGGACAGGCACACGATGTTCTCCGAGCTGACTCTCAGGAAGGAGAGATGGCAGAGGGGAAGCTGGCTTCCCCACCCGGCCCCCAGGAGTTGCTGGGCAGTCCCCCAGCCCTGTATGCTGAGCCCTTAGACTCCCTACGCATgcctccaggccctgcccaggaCTCCCTGTATTCAGATCCTCTGGACAGCACTCCTGCAGGGGCAGGCCAAGGGCAACAATTGAAGAAACATCTCTACTGGGGCTTGTATGAGCATGTGCAGGAGCAGTTGCTGAAGACTAAAGTGACAGACACCAAAGAAGACCCCATCTATGATGAGCCGGAAGGcctagccccagcccctccccggggcCTTTACGATGTgccacaggagcccaaggatgcATGGTGGTGCCAAGCTCGAGTGAAGGAGGAGGGCTACGAGCTCCCCTACAACCCTGCCACTGATGACTATGCTGTACCACCCCCTCGGAGCACCAGATCCCTTCTGGCTCCCAAGACCCAGGGCCCAGCCTTCCCTGAACCCGAGATTACAACCGGCAAAGGCAGCAAAGGCCATGGCTCAGACACTGTCCTCTATAGCCAAGTCCAGAAGTGTGGGGCTTCGGGCAGCTAG